One stretch of Amycolatopsis sp. NBC_00345 DNA includes these proteins:
- a CDS encoding SAM-dependent methyltransferase, producing the protein MTETHEQWDITTGVGLTALAVASARAIATGSADGLVDDPFAAAFVRAANPPRPMPTGPEDAGDDEMWAAMSAYMGLRSRFFDDLIAGSSAPQIVILAAGLDARAYRLDLTGRDVYEVDQPRVLEFKQQVLDSLNARPRCRRHPVAADLRDNWPAALESAGFDRSRPTVWLAEGLLPYLPARAEEELFEIVHARSAPGSRIGVEQVPGGDVESMDRMMRELKASERVGIEMDGLLNTVPRRDPATWLRAQGWSVKAEAADEVAAGHGQVFPAYLNHTMAKAELTTADLPA; encoded by the coding sequence ATGACCGAAACGCACGAGCAGTGGGACATCACCACCGGTGTGGGCCTGACCGCGCTGGCGGTCGCGTCGGCGCGGGCGATCGCGACCGGCTCCGCGGACGGACTGGTCGACGACCCGTTCGCGGCCGCGTTCGTGCGCGCGGCGAACCCGCCGCGGCCGATGCCGACGGGACCGGAGGACGCCGGCGACGACGAGATGTGGGCCGCGATGTCCGCGTACATGGGCCTGCGCTCGCGCTTCTTCGACGACCTCATCGCCGGCTCCAGCGCGCCCCAGATCGTCATCCTCGCGGCCGGGCTCGACGCGCGCGCCTACCGCCTGGACCTGACCGGCCGGGACGTCTACGAGGTGGACCAGCCGCGAGTGCTGGAGTTCAAGCAGCAGGTGCTCGACAGCCTGAACGCCCGCCCGCGCTGCCGTCGTCACCCAGTCGCCGCGGACCTGCGTGACAACTGGCCCGCCGCACTGGAAAGCGCCGGCTTCGACCGGTCCCGGCCGACCGTGTGGCTCGCCGAAGGACTGCTGCCGTACCTGCCCGCGCGGGCCGAGGAAGAGCTGTTCGAGATCGTGCACGCCCGTTCCGCGCCCGGCAGCCGGATCGGCGTCGAGCAGGTCCCCGGCGGCGACGTCGAGTCGATGGACCGCATGATGCGGGAGCTGAAGGCCTCGGAGCGCGTCGGAATCGAGATGGACGGCCTGCTCAACACCGTCCCCCGCCGCGACCCCGCCACCTGGCTGCGCGCCCAGGGCTGGTCGGTGAAAGCCGAGGCCGCCGACGAGGTCGCCGCCGGCCACGGCCAGGTCTTCCCCGCTTATCTCAACCACACCATGGCCAAAGCCGAACTGACCACGGCCGACCTGCCGGCGTAG